The window CATATCGCGCCGGCCTTCGGCGCCGAGGACATGGAGCTGGGCAAGGAGTACGACCTGCCCATCATCCAGACGGTGGACGAGCGCGGCCGCTTCATCTCCGCGGTGACGCCCTGGCGCGGCATGTTCGTCAAGGATGCCGATCCGCTCATCATCGAGGAACTGCGCCGGCGGGGGCTGATGTACCGCGCCACCACCTACCGCCATACATACCCATTCTGCTGGCGCTGTAACACCCCCTTGCTCTACTACGCCAAGACCACCTGGTTCATCGAAACCACCCGGGTGCGCGACCGCCTGTTGGCCAACAACGAGCTGATCAACTGGTATCCCGAGCACATCAAGTACGGGCGCTTCGGGAACTGGCTGGCCAACAACGTGGACTGGGCGTTGGGCCGCGATCGCTACTGGGGCACCCCTCTGCCGGTCTGGACATGCGAGCAGTGCGGACATCAGGAGTGCATCGGCGGCATCCAGGAACTGCGCCAGAAGGTCGGGGAAGAACGGGCCAATCAGTACAAGGCGCTCAACCCCGCCGAGATGGACCTGCATCGTCCGTACATCGACGAGGTGACGTATCCCTGCCCGGAATGCGCCGGCACCATGCGGCGCGTGCCGGAAGTCATTGATTGCTGGTTCGATTCCGGCGCCATGCCCATCGCCCAGTACCATTACCCCTACGGCGACCAGGAATGGTTCCGCAAGCAGTTCCCCGCCGATTTCATCAGCGAGGCGGTGGACCAGACGCGCGGCTGGTTCTACAGCCTGCACGCCATCTCGACCCTGGTCTTCGACCAGCCCTGCTTCCGCAACTGCGTGGTGCTGGGCCTCATCCTGGATGAGGACGGCGAGAAGATGAGCAAGTCCAAGGGCAATGCCATTGACCCGATGGACGTCATCAAAACCCATGGCGCCGATGCCCTGCGCTGGTACCTGTACACCGCCGCACCGCCGTGGCTGGAGCGCCGCGTCTCGCTCAACCTCATTGGCGAGGTGGTGAGCAAGTTCCTGCTGACGCTCTGGAACACCTATGCCTTCTTCGTCCTGTACGCCAACCTGGACGGGTTCGACCCGACGGCGCACGACGTGCCCGTGTCGGAGCGGCCCGAGCTGGACCGGTGGATACTGGCGGAACTGCACAAGCTGATCGAGACGGTGGACACGCGCATGGCCAATTTCGACCTGACCGGCGCGACGCGCCCCATCGCCGACTTCGTGGACGACCTGTCCAACTGGTACGTGCGGCGTTCCCGCCGGCGCTTCTGGCGCAGTGGCGAAAATCGCGACAAGGCCGCCGCCTACCTGACGCTGTATGAGTGCCTGGTGACCCTGTCGCAGTTGCTGGCCCCCTTCACGCCGTTCGTGGCGGAGGAGATCTACCGCAACCTGGTGCTCAGCGTGCGGCCCGACGCGCCGCCCAGCGTGCACATGACCGATTTCCCGGTGGCCCGGCGCGAGCTGGTGGATGAGAAGCTCATCGAGGATACCCAACTGGTGATGCGCATCGTGCGGCTGGGGCATGCCGCCCGTAACAAGGCCGGCATCAAGGTGCGCCAACCGCTGGCCAAGGCCCTGGTCAAGGTGCGCACGCCGGCCGAGAAAGAAGCGCTCCAGCGCCTGGGCGATCAGGTGGTGGATGAGCTGAACCTGAAGGGGATGGAGCTTGTCGAAGACTTGTCGGGCGTCATCCAGTACTCGGTCAGCGGCATCCCCAGCCTGCTGGGCAAGAAGTACGGCGCGCTGTATCCGAAGATCCGCGCCGCGCTGGCGGCCTGCGACCCGGCGGAGGTCGCCGCCAAAGTCAGCGCCGGCCAGCCCGTGACCCTGACCGTGGATGGCCAGGAGGTCAGTCTCCTGCCGGAGGAGCTGAACGTGCAGGTCTCCGCCGGCGAGGGCTTCGAGGTGGTCGAAGAGGCCGGCTATATGGTGGCGCTGGACGTGCGCCTGACCCCCGAGCTGATCAGCGAGGGCCTGGCCCGTGAGATCATCCGCCGTATCCAGGTCATGCGCAAGGACGCCGGCTTTGAGGTGGATGATCGCATCCACATTTACTACCAGGCGGACGAGACATTAACCCGGGTCATGGAGCAGTTCGGGGATTATGTGCGCGCAGAGACGCTGGCAGAAGCGCTGTATCAAGCGCCGGCGCCGGCGGAAAGCTTCCGCGCCTCCCTGGACATTGACAAGCATTCCATCGAACTGGGCATTCTGCGGGTCTCCTGAAAATGGCGCAAGCGATGGGGCGGTGGGCCGGCCCGCCGCCCCATCCATCTAATGGAGAGTGTATGGCATATGGAGACAGCGGAAGCAAAGACGAACACGGAGGGATGGCGAGGCTGGCTCTTTCTGCCGGCCATAGCGCTGGTCTTCCTGGCCTTCGACCAGTTCACCAAGTACCTGGTGGTGAGCCATCTTGCCCTGTATGAGACACGCCGGCCCACGCCGGCGCTGGCCCATCTCTTCTCCTTTACCTATGTGACCAACACCGGCGCCGCCTTCGGCTTCTTTCAGAACGGCAGTGTCGTGCTGGTCATTGTGGCGGTGGTGGTCATCCTGGCCATCGCCCTGTACTTCCGCCATGTGCCCGGCGATGAATGGCTGTTGAAGATCAGCCTGGCCATGCAGTTGGGCGGGGCGCTGGGCAATTTGCTCGACCGCGTGCGCCTGGGCTATGTGGTGGATTTCATGGATTTCCATATGTGGCCGGTCTTCAACTTCGCCGATACCTTTATTGTGGTAGGCGTCGGCTTGCTGGCTTATCGGCTCCTGCTTCACCCGCGCGCCTGGTCCGCCGAAGACTTCCCGACATAGCGTGATGGGGAACCGTGGCATGCCGTTCGAAGAGGAGCGAGTTTTCACGGTGCCGGTCGAAGCGGCCGGCATGCGCCTGGATAAATTCCTGGCCGACCACCTGGCCGATGTCTCGCGCTCTCGGATCCAGGGGTGGATCGAAGAGGGGCGCGTCACGCTGGACGGCCGGCCGACGCGTCCCAGCACTCGCCTGGATCCCGGTCAGCACATTCGCGTCCTTATCCCGCCGCCGGAGGAGGTCCGCATCCTCCCTGAGCCGATACCCCTTGACATCCTTTACGAGGACGATCATCTGCTGGTCATCAACAAGCCGGCCGGCATGGTGGTGCATCCGGCGCCCGGCCACACCAGCGGCACCTTGGTCAACGCTCTGCTGGCGCGCTTCCCCGCCTGGGCAGAGCTGGACTGGTGGGAGAGCGAAGAGGAGGATGAGGAAGAGGCCGGCGTGGATTACCCCCGCCCGGGCATCGTGCACCGGCTGGATAAGGATACATCTGGCCTGCTGATCGTGGCCAAATCGGCCAGTGCCCGGGGCGCCCTGCAGGCCCAGTTCCAGGCCCGCCAGGTGGAAAAGGTCTATCTGGCGTTGGTGCACGGCATGCCTTCCGCGCCGGCTGGGCTTATCGACGCGCCCATCGGGCGCGACCCGCGTCAGCGCAAGCGCATGGCAGTGGTGGCGGAAGGCCGGCCGGCGGTCACCGCGTACCGCGTCCTGGAGCCGCTCGGCGAGTACGCCCTGCTGGAGGTCATGCCGAAAACCGGCCGCACGCACCAGATCCGCGTGCATCTGGCCTTTATCGGGCATCCGGTGGTGGGGGACGAGGTATACGGCCGGCGGCGAAGCCGGCTTGCCTGCCCGCGCCAGTTCCTCCACGCGGCGCGGCTGTCCTTCCGTCACCCCGTCACGGGCCGGCCGATGGAATTCTCCGCACCGCTCCCCCCAGACCTGCAGGCGGTCCTGGAGGAGGCGCGCGAACGTATCCGGTGAGAGTCACCGAGGACACTTCTGTGGAGGGAGGTAGTCAGGGGATACCCGATGGCCCGCGGCCTATCGTACAGCCTTGACGATACCATCGCCGCCATTTCCACGCCGTTGGGCGAGGGCGGCATCGGCATCGTGCGTCTGAGCGGCCCGGAGAGTGCCGGCATCCTACGGCGCTTGTTCCGGCCAGCCAGCAGGCGCGCCGCCGGCGGCCTGCCGCCGCGCCAGCTCATTCTTGGCCATGTCATTGACCCGGCCAGCGGCCAGGAAGTGGACGAAGTGCTGGTCAGCTTCATGCCGGCGCCCCATACCTACACCCGCCAGGACGTCGTCGAGATCAACTGCCACGGCGGGATTGTCGCCACCCGCAGGGTGCTGGAGCTGTGCCTGCTGGCCGGCGCGCGGCTGGCCGGCCCCGGCGAGTTCACCCTGCGCGCCTTCCTCAACGGCCGCATTGACCTGGCCCAGGCCGAGGCGGTGCTGGATATCGTGCGGGCGAAGACATCCGCCGGCCTGCAGGTGGCGGTCGGTCAGCTCAGCGGCGCGCTGTCTGCATGGATTCGCGCGCTCCGCCAGCGGATGATGGGCGTCCAGGCCCATGTGGTCGCCAGCATTGATTTCCCTGAGGATGAGATACCCCAGATTGACGTGGGGGCAGAGCTGGCGGATATCGAACGGGAGCTGGCTCATCTCCTGGAGACGGCGGATCGCGGCATCATCTATCGGCAGGGCATCCGCACCGCCATCATCGGCCGGCCGAATGTGGGCAAGTCCAGCCTCCTGAACGCCCTCCTGCGCACCAACCGCGCCATCGTCACTCCCATCCCCGGCACAACGCGCGACACGGTCGAGGAAACGCTGAACCTGCAGGGCATCCCGCTGGTGCTGGTGGACACGGCCGGCCTGGACCATGCGCCGCGCGATCCCATCGAGGAACTGGGCATGGAGCGCAGTCGCGCCGCCCTGGCGACGGCGGACCTGGTGCTGGCGGTGGTGGATGGGAGCATGCCCCTCCAGCCCCAGGACCAGGCCATCCTGGGGCTGTTGGGAGAGCGGCCGGCGCTCATCGTCATTAACAAGTGCGACCTGCCGCAGGCGCTGGACGAGGGTGCCTTGCCCGCCGGCCGGCCGCGCGTCCACGTCTCGGCCCTGACCGGCCAGGGCTTACCCGAACTGGAAGATCGCATCCTGGATATGGTGCTGGGTGGGCATGTCACACCGCAGAACGAGGCCGTGGTCAGCAGTCCGCGCCATAAGCAGGCGCTGTCCGCCGCGCTGGAGAGCGTGCGCTCCGCGCGCGCATCCTGGGCACAGGGCCTGCCGGCCGACTGCATCAGCATAGACCTATCCGAGGCCCTGGACGCACTGGGTCAAATCACGGGGGAAACAGCGGACGAGGAACTGCTGGACCGTATCTTCAGCGAGTTCTGTATTGGCAAATAGGCCGGCTCAGGCGCGCCCCAACTGCATCAATGCCAGCCGCAGGCGCTCTTCCAGATCCGTGACATCCTTGGGGAGCATCTGCACCACTCGCTGGGCTTCCACCACATTGTACCCCAGCGAGCGCAGGGCCTCTACCAGCTCTGCGTCGGTTTCGCCGCTGGCCAGCTCCGCGCCAGCGATCCCCACCAGCTCCAGCTTGTCCTGCAGATGCAGGACCACCCGCTGGGCCGCCTTATTCCCGACGCCGGGCGCACGCGCGATAACATCCGCGTTGCCCTGGGCGATGGCGCTGACCAACACCTCCGGCGAGAAAGCGGAGAGGATGGAAAGGGCCAGGCGAGGGCCGATGCCGTTCACCTCCAACAGAAGCTCAAACAGCCGGCGCTGTTCCAGGGACTCAAAGCCGTACAGCGTCCACTCATTCTCCCGGATATGGAGATAGGTGAACAGCTCGATGGCGTCGCCGATGTCCCATTCCGCTTCCAGCAGGGACGCCGGCACATGCACCACCAGATCCAGCGGGCCGATGTCCA of the Anaerolineae bacterium genome contains:
- a CDS encoding isoleucine--tRNA ligase, translated to MEMAERFTPVPAHVHFPSLEEKILRFWKENDIFMRSVRNREGAEPWVFYEGPPTANGLPHIGHALTRAVKDAFPRYQTMKGRFVWRKGGWDTHGLPVELEVEKMLGFSGKQAIEEYGIAEFNQKCRESVFKYVREWEELTDRLGFWIDLENPYVTLDNEYIESVWWTLKQIWEKDLLYQGYKVVPYCPRCGTPLSDHEVAQGYREAEDPSIFVRFPLVDEPGTYLLVWTTTPWTLPGNVAVAVHPEVTYVMVEQKTAGNGTERLILAKDLLDYALQGEYTIVRELSARELVGRHYHPLYTFLPVEKDYCYVVEADFVTTSEGTGLVHIAPAFGAEDMELGKEYDLPIIQTVDERGRFISAVTPWRGMFVKDADPLIIEELRRRGLMYRATTYRHTYPFCWRCNTPLLYYAKTTWFIETTRVRDRLLANNELINWYPEHIKYGRFGNWLANNVDWALGRDRYWGTPLPVWTCEQCGHQECIGGIQELRQKVGEERANQYKALNPAEMDLHRPYIDEVTYPCPECAGTMRRVPEVIDCWFDSGAMPIAQYHYPYGDQEWFRKQFPADFISEAVDQTRGWFYSLHAISTLVFDQPCFRNCVVLGLILDEDGEKMSKSKGNAIDPMDVIKTHGADALRWYLYTAAPPWLERRVSLNLIGEVVSKFLLTLWNTYAFFVLYANLDGFDPTAHDVPVSERPELDRWILAELHKLIETVDTRMANFDLTGATRPIADFVDDLSNWYVRRSRRRFWRSGENRDKAAAYLTLYECLVTLSQLLAPFTPFVAEEIYRNLVLSVRPDAPPSVHMTDFPVARRELVDEKLIEDTQLVMRIVRLGHAARNKAGIKVRQPLAKALVKVRTPAEKEALQRLGDQVVDELNLKGMELVEDLSGVIQYSVSGIPSLLGKKYGALYPKIRAALAACDPAEVAAKVSAGQPVTLTVDGQEVSLLPEELNVQVSAGEGFEVVEEAGYMVALDVRLTPELISEGLAREIIRRIQVMRKDAGFEVDDRIHIYYQADETLTRVMEQFGDYVRAETLAEALYQAPAPAESFRASLDIDKHSIELGILRVS
- the lspA gene encoding signal peptidase II; this translates as METAEAKTNTEGWRGWLFLPAIALVFLAFDQFTKYLVVSHLALYETRRPTPALAHLFSFTYVTNTGAAFGFFQNGSVVLVIVAVVVILAIALYFRHVPGDEWLLKISLAMQLGGALGNLLDRVRLGYVVDFMDFHMWPVFNFADTFIVVGVGLLAYRLLLHPRAWSAEDFPT
- a CDS encoding RluA family pseudouridine synthase; protein product: MPFEEERVFTVPVEAAGMRLDKFLADHLADVSRSRIQGWIEEGRVTLDGRPTRPSTRLDPGQHIRVLIPPPEEVRILPEPIPLDILYEDDHLLVINKPAGMVVHPAPGHTSGTLVNALLARFPAWAELDWWESEEEDEEEAGVDYPRPGIVHRLDKDTSGLLIVAKSASARGALQAQFQARQVEKVYLALVHGMPSAPAGLIDAPIGRDPRQRKRMAVVAEGRPAVTAYRVLEPLGEYALLEVMPKTGRTHQIRVHLAFIGHPVVGDEVYGRRRSRLACPRQFLHAARLSFRHPVTGRPMEFSAPLPPDLQAVLEEARERIR
- the mnmE gene encoding tRNA uridine-5-carboxymethylaminomethyl(34) synthesis GTPase MnmE, with the protein product MARGLSYSLDDTIAAISTPLGEGGIGIVRLSGPESAGILRRLFRPASRRAAGGLPPRQLILGHVIDPASGQEVDEVLVSFMPAPHTYTRQDVVEINCHGGIVATRRVLELCLLAGARLAGPGEFTLRAFLNGRIDLAQAEAVLDIVRAKTSAGLQVAVGQLSGALSAWIRALRQRMMGVQAHVVASIDFPEDEIPQIDVGAELADIERELAHLLETADRGIIYRQGIRTAIIGRPNVGKSSLLNALLRTNRAIVTPIPGTTRDTVEETLNLQGIPLVLVDTAGLDHAPRDPIEELGMERSRAALATADLVLAVVDGSMPLQPQDQAILGLLGERPALIVINKCDLPQALDEGALPAGRPRVHVSALTGQGLPELEDRILDMVLGGHVTPQNEAVVSSPRHKQALSAALESVRSARASWAQGLPADCISIDLSEALDALGQITGETADEELLDRIFSEFCIGK
- the ruvA gene encoding Holliday junction branch migration protein RuvA, producing MIHAIRGRLRGRGRQYVVVDIGPLDLVVHVPASLLEAEWDIGDAIELFTYLHIRENEWTLYGFESLEQRRLFELLLEVNGIGPRLALSILSAFSPEVLVSAIAQGNADVIARAPGVGNKAAQRVVLHLQDKLELVGIAGAELASGETDAELVEALRSLGYNVVEAQRVVQMLPKDVTDLEERLRLALMQLGRA